One Pseudomonas rhizophila DNA window includes the following coding sequences:
- the flgB gene encoding flagellar basal body rod protein FlgB, with the protein MSISFDKALGIHEKALSFRAQRAEVLANNIANADTPNFKARDLDFSKVLAEQNEKAKNGHFALNMTNSRHIEAEGLGNADESLMYRTPMQPSIDQNTVDAQLEQSNYTENSVNFQASFTLLNSKFKGLVSALRGE; encoded by the coding sequence ATGAGCATCAGTTTCGATAAAGCGCTCGGCATCCACGAAAAGGCCCTGAGCTTCCGCGCCCAGCGTGCCGAAGTCCTGGCCAACAACATCGCCAACGCCGACACCCCGAACTTCAAGGCTCGGGACCTGGACTTCTCCAAAGTGCTCGCCGAGCAGAACGAGAAGGCCAAGAACGGCCACTTCGCCCTGAACATGACCAACAGCCGTCACATCGAAGCCGAAGGCCTGGGCAATGCCGATGAGTCGCTGATGTACCGCACGCCGATGCAGCCTTCGATCGACCAGAACACCGTGGACGCTCAACTGGAACAGTCCAACTACACGGAAAACTCCGTGAACTTCCAGGCCAGCTTCACCCTGCTCAATAGCAAATTCAAAGGGCTGGTATCGGCCCTGCGCGGAGAGTAA
- the flgC gene encoding flagellar basal body rod protein FlgC → MSIASVFNIAGSAMSAQTTRLNTVASNIANAETVSSSIDQTYRARHPVFATMFQGGQSGGSDSLFQEQDAAGQGVQVLGVVEDQSNLDARYEPNHPAADAKGYVYYPNVNVVEEMADMISASRSFQTNVEMMNTAKTMMQKVLTLGQ, encoded by the coding sequence ATGTCGATTGCGAGCGTATTCAACATTGCCGGCAGCGCCATGAGTGCCCAGACCACGCGTCTGAACACCGTCGCCAGTAACATCGCCAACGCCGAGACCGTGTCGTCGAGCATCGACCAGACCTACCGTGCCCGTCACCCGGTGTTCGCCACCATGTTCCAGGGCGGCCAATCCGGCGGCAGCGACTCGCTGTTCCAGGAGCAGGACGCCGCAGGGCAGGGTGTGCAGGTGCTCGGCGTGGTCGAAGACCAGAGCAACCTCGACGCACGCTACGAGCCGAACCACCCGGCCGCCGACGCCAAGGGCTACGTCTATTACCCGAACGTGAACGTCGTTGAAGAAATGGCCGACATGATTTCCGCCAGTCGTTCGTTCCAGACCAACGTCGAAATGATGAACACCGCCAAAACCATGATGCAGAAGGTCCTGACCCTCGGTCAGTGA
- the flgD gene encoding flagellar hook assembly protein FlgD, translating into MSVTNTTSGLSLNEILANSSVKTNTTTDGLASATNAATGSKELGKDAFLQLLVTQLKNQNPLEPQDNGEFVAQLAQFSSLEGITTLNETVSGIAGNYNSSQALQASSLVGRSVIAPGNKAVVDTSKSLNGTVVVPASVSSLAIKIADKDGKTVRTIELGSQNAGNSAFIWDGKNDAGTTLESGTYTFTASTTIDDKPVSLITNLPATVSSVTISQTGGELMLNLAGLGSIALSKVQTIGM; encoded by the coding sequence ATGAGCGTCACCAACACCACCAGTGGTTTGAGCCTCAACGAGATTCTGGCCAACTCCTCGGTCAAGACCAACACCACCACCGATGGCCTGGCCTCGGCGACGAATGCGGCTACCGGTTCCAAGGAACTGGGCAAGGATGCGTTCCTGCAATTGCTGGTCACCCAGCTGAAAAACCAGAACCCGCTGGAGCCGCAGGATAACGGCGAGTTCGTTGCCCAGTTGGCGCAATTCAGCAGCCTGGAAGGCATCACCACACTCAACGAAACCGTGAGCGGTATTGCCGGCAACTACAACTCGTCCCAGGCCCTGCAAGCCTCGTCACTGGTGGGCCGTTCGGTCATAGCCCCGGGTAACAAGGCTGTGGTCGATACCTCCAAGAGCCTCAACGGCACGGTGGTGGTACCAGCCTCGGTGTCCTCGCTCGCGATCAAGATCGCGGACAAGGACGGCAAGACCGTTCGTACGATCGAGCTGGGCAGCCAGAATGCCGGTAATTCGGCCTTCATCTGGGATGGCAAGAACGATGCGGGCACCACCCTTGAGTCGGGTACTTACACCTTCACCGCTTCGACCACTATCGACGACAAGCCCGTGTCGCTGATCACCAACCTGCCGGCGACCGTCAGCAGCGTGACGATCAGCCAGACGGGCGGTGAGCTGATGCTCAACCTGGCCGGGCTGGGCAGCATCGCCCTGTCCAAAGTACAAACTATTGGTATGTAG
- the flgE gene encoding flagellar hook protein FlgE produces MSFNIGLSGLYAANKHLDVTGNNIANVATTGFKSSRAEFEDVYSATRLGSGTKTVGNGVRLANVSQQFSQGDVNNTGNVLDMGIQGSGFFVLSNDGSLSYTRAGTFKTDKEGFITNSDGTARLQGYGVDANGNILNGILTDLRIDTSNLPPQATSLVSSTINLNSTATPISQAAPYVFDPTDTATFTKQFTTPVYDTQGNQHSMDQYMVKTGANTWDVYTLIDGRNLNGSAPVAPNAPVPSTMTFDSNGKLVQVSTPPATINNDLVLTGWVPGTVTNGVWTANGAGSSTITVSMANTTQFNADTARSIPAQNGYATGQITNLTIDGSGVLLANFSNNQTKPIGQLALASFTNEQGLQPVGGSGWKETFASGIPGYDAPETGTLGSIVSNSLEESNVNLTNELVELIKAQSNYQANAKTISTQSTIMQTIIQMA; encoded by the coding sequence ATGTCTTTCAACATCGGCCTTAGCGGTCTCTATGCAGCCAACAAGCACCTGGACGTGACCGGCAACAACATCGCCAACGTGGCGACCACCGGTTTCAAATCGTCCCGTGCGGAATTCGAAGACGTCTACTCGGCCACCAGGCTGGGCAGCGGCACCAAGACCGTCGGTAACGGCGTGCGCCTGGCCAACGTCTCCCAGCAGTTCAGCCAGGGTGACGTCAACAACACCGGCAACGTGCTGGACATGGGCATCCAGGGTTCGGGCTTCTTTGTCCTGAGCAACGACGGTTCCCTGAGCTACACCCGTGCCGGTACGTTCAAGACCGACAAGGAAGGTTTCATCACCAACAGCGATGGCACTGCGCGTTTGCAGGGCTATGGCGTGGATGCCAATGGCAACATCCTCAACGGTATTCTGACCGACCTGCGTATCGACACTTCCAACCTGCCGCCGCAAGCGACCAGCCTGGTTTCGTCGACGATTAACCTGAATTCGACGGCAACGCCGATTTCCCAGGCGGCTCCCTACGTATTCGATCCAACCGATACCGCCACGTTCACCAAGCAATTCACCACACCTGTCTACGATACCCAGGGCAACCAGCACTCGATGGACCAGTACATGGTCAAGACTGGCGCCAACACGTGGGATGTCTACACCCTGATCGATGGCCGTAACCTCAATGGCAGTGCGCCGGTTGCGCCGAACGCCCCCGTTCCTTCGACGATGACCTTTGACTCGAATGGCAAGTTGGTCCAGGTCAGCACCCCGCCTGCGACCATCAACAACGATCTGGTACTCACTGGCTGGGTGCCTGGCACCGTGACCAACGGTGTGTGGACCGCCAACGGCGCCGGTTCGTCGACTATCACCGTCTCCATGGCCAACACCACCCAGTTCAACGCCGACACCGCGCGTTCGATTCCTGCCCAGAACGGCTACGCCACTGGCCAGATCACCAACCTGACCATCGACGGTAGCGGTGTACTGCTGGCCAACTTCAGCAACAACCAGACCAAGCCGATCGGTCAGCTCGCCCTTGCCAGCTTCACCAACGAGCAAGGCCTGCAACCGGTAGGCGGCAGCGGCTGGAAAGAAACCTTCGCCTCGGGTATCCCGGGCTACGATGCTCCGGAAACCGGCACCCTGGGTTCGATCGTCTCCAACTCCCTGGAAGAGTCCAACGTCAACCTGACCAATGAACTGGTCGAGCTGATCAAGGCCCAGAGCAACTACCAGGCGAACGCCAAGACCATCTCCACCCAGAGCACCATCATGCAGACCATCATTCAGATGGCCTGA
- a CDS encoding ribonucleoside-diphosphate reductase subunit alpha: MHTDTTRENPQGTAPLAADSNSDLAATAPGQLRVIKRNGTVVPYTDDKITVAITKAFLAVEGGTAAASSRIHDTVARLTEQVTATFKRRMPSGGTIHIEEIQDQVELALMRAGEQKVARDYVIYRDSRAKERATRSPADAPVQAHPSIRIARADGSLAPLDMGRLNTIVTEACEGLEEVDGDLIQRETLKNLYDGVALKDVNTALVMTARTLVEREPNYSFVTARLLMDTLRAEGLSFLEVAESATHHEMVDLYAKALPAYVAKGIEFELLNPVLAEFDLEKLGKAINHERDQQFTYLGLQTLYDRYFIHKDGIRFELPQIFFMRVAMGLAIEEKQREDRAIEFYNLLSSFDYMASTPTLFNAGTLRPQLSSCYLTTVPDDLSGIYGAIHDNAMLSKFAGGLGNDWTPVRALGSYIKGTNGKSQGVVPFLKVVNDTAVAVNQGGKRKGAVCAYLETWHMDIEEFIELRKNTGDDRRRTHDMNTANWIPDLFMKRVFDDGKWTLFSPSEVPDLHDLTGKAFEERYEYYEALTEYNKIKLFKVVQAKDLWRKMLSMLFETGHPWLTFKDPCNLRSPQQHVGVVHSSNLCTEITLNTNKDEIAVCNLGSINLPNHIVDGKLDTAKLQRTVNTAVRMLDNVIDINYYSVPQAKNSNFKHRPVGLGIMGFQDALYLQHIPYGSDAAVEFADKSMEAVSYYAIQASCDLADERGSYETFQGSLWSKGVLPLDSQQILIEQRGQKYIDVDLNESLDWAPVRARVQKGIRNSNIMAIAPTATIANITGVSQSIEPTYQNLYVKSNLSGEFTVINPYLVRDLKARGLWDSVMINDLKYYDGSVQQIERIPQELKELYATAFEVDTKWIVDAASRRQKWIDQAQSLNLYIAGASGKKLDVTYRMAWYRGLKTTYYLRALAATSTEKSTINTGKLNAVSSGGNHGDDSVLAAPAGPAPVPKACAIDEPDCEACQ, translated from the coding sequence ATGCACACCGACACAACTCGCGAGAACCCGCAGGGCACCGCGCCGCTGGCCGCTGATTCGAACTCGGATCTGGCCGCTACCGCGCCTGGCCAGCTGCGTGTGATCAAGCGTAACGGCACTGTCGTTCCTTACACCGATGACAAGATCACCGTCGCCATCACCAAAGCGTTTCTCGCAGTTGAGGGCGGCACCGCCGCCGCTTCGTCGCGCATCCACGACACCGTGGCCCGCCTGACCGAGCAAGTCACCGCAACCTTCAAGCGTCGCATGCCGTCGGGTGGCACCATCCACATCGAAGAAATCCAGGACCAGGTCGAACTGGCCCTGATGCGTGCCGGCGAGCAGAAAGTGGCCCGCGACTATGTGATCTACCGTGATTCGCGCGCCAAGGAACGTGCCACCCGCTCCCCGGCCGACGCACCGGTCCAGGCCCACCCTTCGATCCGCATCGCACGCGCCGACGGCAGCCTCGCGCCGCTGGACATGGGTCGCCTGAACACCATCGTCACCGAAGCCTGCGAAGGCCTGGAAGAAGTCGACGGCGACCTGATCCAGCGCGAAACCCTGAAAAACCTCTATGACGGCGTCGCACTCAAGGACGTCAACACCGCGCTGGTGATGACCGCGCGGACCCTGGTGGAACGCGAGCCGAACTACTCCTTCGTGACCGCCCGCCTGCTGATGGACACCCTGCGTGCCGAAGGCCTGAGCTTTCTGGAAGTCGCCGAGAGCGCGACCCACCACGAGATGGTCGACCTGTACGCCAAGGCCTTGCCGGCCTACGTCGCCAAGGGTATCGAATTCGAATTGCTGAACCCGGTACTGGCCGAGTTCGACCTGGAAAAGCTCGGCAAGGCGATCAACCACGAGCGCGACCAGCAGTTCACTTACCTGGGTCTGCAAACCCTGTACGACCGTTACTTCATCCACAAGGACGGTATCCGTTTCGAACTGCCGCAGATTTTCTTCATGCGCGTGGCCATGGGCCTGGCGATCGAAGAGAAGCAGCGTGAAGACCGTGCCATCGAGTTCTACAACCTGTTGTCGTCCTTCGACTACATGGCCTCGACCCCGACGCTGTTCAACGCCGGCACCCTGCGTCCACAACTGTCGAGCTGCTACCTGACCACCGTACCGGACGACCTGTCGGGCATCTACGGCGCCATCCACGACAACGCCATGCTGTCCAAATTTGCCGGCGGCCTGGGCAACGACTGGACCCCGGTTCGCGCATTGGGCTCGTACATCAAGGGCACCAACGGCAAATCCCAGGGCGTCGTGCCGTTCCTCAAAGTGGTCAACGACACCGCGGTCGCGGTCAACCAGGGCGGCAAGCGCAAGGGCGCGGTGTGTGCCTACCTGGAAACCTGGCACATGGACATCGAAGAGTTCATCGAGCTGCGCAAGAACACCGGTGATGACCGTCGTCGTACCCACGACATGAACACCGCCAACTGGATCCCTGACCTGTTCATGAAGCGCGTCTTCGACGACGGCAAGTGGACCCTGTTCTCGCCATCCGAAGTTCCAGACCTGCATGACCTGACCGGCAAGGCTTTCGAAGAGCGCTACGAGTACTACGAAGCCCTGACCGAGTACAACAAGATCAAGCTGTTCAAAGTCGTCCAGGCCAAAGACCTGTGGCGCAAGATGCTGTCGATGCTGTTCGAAACCGGCCACCCATGGCTGACCTTCAAGGACCCGTGCAACCTGCGCAGCCCGCAGCAGCACGTGGGCGTGGTCCACAGCTCGAACCTGTGCACCGAGATCACCTTGAACACCAACAAGGACGAGATCGCCGTCTGCAACCTGGGCTCGATCAACCTGCCGAACCACATCGTCGATGGCAAGCTGGACACCGCCAAGCTGCAACGCACCGTGAACACCGCCGTGCGCATGCTCGACAACGTGATCGACATCAACTACTACTCGGTGCCGCAGGCGAAGAACTCCAACTTCAAGCACCGTCCGGTCGGCCTGGGCATCATGGGCTTCCAGGACGCCTTGTACCTGCAGCACATCCCGTACGGTTCGGACGCTGCGGTCGAGTTCGCCGACAAGTCCATGGAAGCGGTCAGCTACTACGCGATCCAGGCTTCCTGCGACCTGGCCGACGAGCGCGGCTCGTACGAGACGTTCCAGGGTTCGCTGTGGTCCAAGGGCGTGCTGCCACTGGACTCGCAACAGATCCTGATCGAGCAGCGTGGCCAGAAATACATCGACGTTGACCTGAACGAATCCCTGGACTGGGCACCGGTTCGCGCCCGTGTACAGAAAGGCATCCGTAACTCCAACATCATGGCCATCGCTCCGACCGCCACCATCGCCAACATCACTGGCGTGTCGCAGTCGATCGAACCGACCTACCAGAACCTGTATGTGAAATCGAACCTGTCGGGCGAGTTCACCGTGATCAACCCGTACCTGGTTCGCGACCTCAAGGCCCGCGGCCTGTGGGACTCGGTCATGATCAACGACCTGAAGTACTACGATGGTTCGGTGCAGCAGATCGAGCGCATCCCGCAGGAGCTCAAGGAGCTCTACGCCACCGCGTTCGAAGTGGACACCAAGTGGATCGTCGACGCGGCCAGCCGTCGCCAGAAGTGGATCGACCAGGCTCAGTCGCTGAACCTGTACATCGCCGGTGCCTCGGGCAAGAAGCTGGACGTGACCTACCGCATGGCCTGGTACCGTGGTCTGAAAACCACCTACTACCTCCGTGCCCTGGCCGCCACCAGCACCGAGAAGTCGACCATCAACACCGGCAAGCTGAACGCTGTTTCCAGCGGCGGCAACCACGGTGACGATTCGGTCCTGGCGGCTCCAGCCGGCCCGGCACCCGTGCCAAAGGCCTGCGCGATCGATGAGCCGGATTGCGAAGCTTGCCAATAA